In Psychrobacter ciconiae, the genomic window CTGGTCGCATACACCAAAAGCTTATCTTGCTCAGAGTCGAGCGCGCCATCAAGGACGCTTTTAAGGGTTCGATAGCTTTCATCTTGACCGTTAAATGCCAAATCATCGCAATAAACGATATAGCGGCACGGGCAGTCTTTGGGCAATTCGTGAATGGCGGCGCGGATTTTATCCAACACCAACAGATCATCGCGAGCCACCTCAATCACGCGCAAGCCGTCTTTGTGATAAGCATGAAGCAGCGCCCGAATGAGCGATGATTTGCCCGCGCCACGCGTTCCGGTCATCAGCACGTGGTTCGCCGGATAGCCTTTTAAAAACTGGCGCGTGTTTTGCTCAAGCTTGGCTTTTTGCTTGTCGATGCCGTGCAAGTCATCAAGGCTTACAAACAAATTGACCGTCAATGGCTCTAAATGTCCCGTTTGACCACCAACCCAGCGATAGGCTAATTGCTCAGGGTTAATGCTGATTTTTGGGGTGACATGCTGCACCAAATAGTTTTCGAGCAGCGCTAAAATGGGCGCGGGAAGGGCGTAATGGCTTGCGTTAAAATCAATATTGCCGCTGCCTTCTAATACTGGATTGAAGCTCATAATCCCTCACAGACTTAAAATTGACTTATAGTATACCTTGTTTTTAAACTATAGTAGTTTTCTAATCTTGATATCGCTTGCTAGCTATTTTTTAATCTCTTTCTATCAATATGCCTAAGTTGTTACAGCCTAATTGATATCCATTGCCACAGGCTTTGGCAAAGTACTTTTTTGCTATCACTGGATTGGCTCGCACGCCGTGACCTGCGTAGTACATCATACCAAGGTTATATTGTGATCTTGCATCTCCTTGATTGGAGGCATTTAGATACCATCTAGCAGCTTTATAATAGTTCTGACGAGCACCTTCGCCATAGTTATAGAGGGTTCCAAGTTGGTATTGGGCAGGAACATAGCCTTGCTCAGCGGATTTTGTAAACCATTCAATCGCTTTCGCGTAATCCTGACCCACGCCGTGACCGTCGTAGTAAGCTTTACCAATATTAAATTGAGCCTCAGAATCGCCTTGATTGGCTTTTACGGTTAGGGCTTCAAATTCTTTTTCAATCTCTAACTTTACAGGGGAGACCTTGCTAGGAATGCTGATAGTCTGCGTATCAATGGCTTGATGACATCCAGTGAGCATCAAGCCAGTAAGTAAAAATATTGAGAGTCCTTTTTTCATAGTAGCGGTCATCCCCTTTGTGATTGCTATACTATAAACTAATTTTCACTAAAGTATAATTATCATCATGAGCCTGAGCAGCAAAGCGGTTAACCAAAATAAAACCAAAACAATAAATCCAAAATTGGCGTTAGAAAATACAGCCACTCAACTTTTACCGAAATTAACCGAAAAATTTCGCGATTTTGGTTATGTAGAAATCTGCCATCAACGACTCAGTCAGCAAGATAGTGACTTTTTAAGTTATCAAGGGTTAACTAAAGCGGAACATTTAGTCTTTGGAACCGTGATGATTAAATGGTCATTATCACCGCAAAGTCTTTCTGAATTGTCCCATGAAATCAACATTTTAAAAGCGTTATCAAAAATAGAAAAAAACTCAAAAATCGTTCCAAAATTACTTGCTTCTAAAAGTAGCGCGGTTATTTTTTTAGAGAACACTTACCAGTTTGAATTTTTGGTGATGCTTTATTTTTCGAGCTCATTAAATAAGCAAATTAGGCTGCCGATGAGCCTTGAGCAAAAGCAAGAGTTGCTGATAAAAAGCGCGCAGATTATTAATAGCCTTCATCAAAGCGGCTGGCTTCATGGCGATATCAAACCAAGCAATATTTTGGTTGATAATAGCAAAAACGAGTTGCAATTATTCTTAACAGATTTTGCGTTATCAAAGCAAATTGGCGACAGCAAAAACTTAAGCATTTCCGGAACGCCCGCGTATCTAGCGCCTGAATGTTGGCATGGGGAAGGGTTAAGCTTGCAAAGCGATATTTATGCGTTTGGGGTAATGATGGTTGAGATATTAATGGGAAAGCGCGCCTTTAGCATTGATAAATCAAGTCCAAATCATGCGAAAGCTTGGGCGATGGCTCATTGCCAAAATCCACTACCAAGATTGCCCGTTGATTATCAACAATACCAATCTGTCATAAACAAAGCATTGGCAAAACGGCAAGCGCAGCGCTATCAAAGTATGAGTAGAATTATTAAAGACTTGTTAGCTCTTTAAAAAAAAGGGAAAATCATAAAAGGTCAAATTTTAGGCATAAAAAAACCTGCTAGTTAGCAGGAGTTTTATCTAAGAGTTACTATCGAAAAATGGTGGGGCTGGAGAGACTCGAACTCTCACACCTCTCGGCGCCAGAACCTAAATCTGGTGCGTCTACCAATTCCGCCACAGCCCCATTTGTCAGCTTATCTTAGCAGCGAAATTAAGTTATCGCAAGAAGATAAGTAACTGATTCGGTAGTGCGTCTCAGTGGTTGCTCATTATATAGAGTTTTAAACGCTTGGCAAGCCTTTTTTGCAATTAATTTTAAAATAGTTGGCAAGTTTTTGCTAAGAATTTGAAATTAAAAATATTTTTAAACTAAATCTTTTTAAAAAAGCGCTTTGTCAGTTTTGGCCGAAAAATATGCAAATAAGCTATAATCTGCTTTTTATTTTGCCATTTTGACCTAATTTTAAGCATTAAATCAAACGCTTAGCGAATAAATTGTGGTGCTTGAAGCAAAAAAAACGTACAATGCGCCAAGCTTTAATCACTTGCAATCAAGGTTCGCCATGTCTAATCCCCAAAGCCAAACCGCTCAGAATAATAACCCTTCGCCGCTTACTGACAGCGTGACGATGTTTCATCCGCAAAAAAGTAGTGATGCGCCGTACCATCATAAAGCCAATCACAATCAAAACCGCAGCATTGAAGAAAGCGCTCAATCTGGAACGGGACAGGGCGCAGATTTGGCGGCGGCGTTGTCAGGAACTGGCGCACCCAAAATTGGCTTTGTGTCGCTAGGTTGCCCAAAAGCGCTGGTTGATAGTGAGCGCATCATCACTGAGCTTAGCCGCGATGGTTATCAAGTTGCCAAAGATTATGATGGCGCGGACTTGGTGGTGGTCAATACGTGCGGCTTTATTGAGTCGGCAGTTCAAGAGTCGCTTGATGCCATCGGCGAGGCGATTAACAAAAACGGTAAGGTGATAGTGACCGGCTGCCTTGGTAAAGAGGCGGACAAAATCCGCGAAATGCATCCGGCCGTGCTTGCAGTTACCGGCGCTCACGCTTATGACGAGGTAATTACTGCGGTATCCAAACACGTTCCAAAGCCCGCCAGTTTGGACAAAAGCTATGACCCAAAAATTGATTTAATCAATGATGCGGGAATTAAGCTGACCCCAAGCCATTACGCGTATCTGAAGATTTCTGAGGGCTGCAACCACCGCTGCACCTTTTGTATTATTCCAAGCCTTCGCGGCGATTTGGTATCGCGCCCCATTGACAGCGTGATGAATGAAGCTGTTGCGCTGAAAAATGCCGGCGTGAAAGAATTGCTCATCATTTCGCAAGACACCTCAGCTTACGGCGTTGATTTAAAGTACAAAACCAGCTTTTGGAATGGCATGCCGCTTAAATCCAAATTTTTTGATTTGTGCCAAGCGCTAAACCAGCTTGGGATTTGGGTGCGCTTGCATTACGTTTATCCCTATCCGCATGTGGATAATGTGGTCGCGCTTATGAGCGAAAAAAAGCTGCTACCGTATCTGGATATTCCTTTTCAACATGCAAGCCCAAGCGTATTAAAAGCCATGAAGCGCCCTGCGCACAGTGAAAATACGTTGGCGCGGATTAAGGCGTGGCGCGAGCTTTGTCCTGATATTGTCATTCGCTCTACCTTTGTGGTTGGTTTTCCGGGGGAGACGGAAGCGGACTTTGAATATTTGCTTGATTGGCTAAAAGAGGCGCGACTTGACCGCGTGGGCGCGTTTACCTATTCCGAGGTTGAAGGCGCGGTGGCGAACGCGTTGCCAAATCCTGTTCCCGAACACGTCAAGCAAGAGCGTTATGAGCGCTTGATGGCGCTGCAACAAGCCATTTCTGCTGAAAAACTGCAAGAAAAAGTCGGTAAAACCTTAACCGTGTTGGTTGATGAAATCGATACGGATGAAAATATCGCCATTTGCCGAAGCTTTGCCGATGCCCCTGAGATTGACGGTCACGTTTATGTCGATGACATTGATGATACGGTCAAAGCCGGTCAGTTTTTAACGGTCACTATTGATGAAGCCAGTGAGTACGATTTGTTTGCAAGCTTTGACGGCTAAAGGCAAAAATTTTGCGCCAAACCAATGCAGATTTTGCTACAATTGGCGCAATTTATCTGCCCAACGCACAATCGCGTTAAATGCTTGCATGGTTTTTGCTATTGCAACCGGCATCGTGCAGCTTGGAATTGGATAATTGGCAATAAGTCTTCATTTACCGTCGTTGATATTTTTTTAAAAAGGTGCTCTCATGTCTGACAAAAATCCCCAATTTGCGCGTATTTTGCTTAAACTTTCAGGCGAGGCGTTGGCCGGCGGCAAAGGGATGGGCATTGACAGCGAGGTCTTGGACAAAATGAGCCTGTCCATCGCGCACCTTCGCGGTCTTGGCGTTCAGGTGGGCATCGTGGTTGGCGGCGGTAACCTTTATCGCGGCTCGCAATTGCAAAAAGAAGGCTTGGTTGGTCGGGTGACGGGCGACCAAATGGGAATGCTAGCCACCGTGATGAACGGTCTTGCGATGCGTGATGCCTTAGAGCGCCGCAATATCAAAACGCGAATCATGTCAGCATTGCCGATTGGCGAGGTGACCGAAAGCTACAGCAGCCGAAATGCTATTCGTTATTTAAAAAACGGTGAAGTTTGCATTTTTGTTGCCGGAACGGGAAATCCATTTTTTACCACCGATACTGCAGCTTGCTTACGCGGCATTGAAATTGAAGCCGGTCTGATTTTAAAAGCCACCAAAGTCGACGGCGTTTATGATAAAGACCCAAGCCTGCATAGCGACGCGGTCAAGTACGACGGTCTGACCTTTGATGAGGTGCTTGAGCAAAAGCTTGGCGTCATGGATTTAACCGCTATTGCCTTATGCCGCGAGCACAATGTGCCCTTGCAAGTGTTTGATATGAATAAGCCTAATGCGTTACTCAACGTCGTGATGGGCGAAAATGAAGGCACGCGCGTTTATCATTAATG contains:
- the rimO gene encoding 30S ribosomal protein S12 methylthiotransferase RimO; protein product: MSNPQSQTAQNNNPSPLTDSVTMFHPQKSSDAPYHHKANHNQNRSIEESAQSGTGQGADLAAALSGTGAPKIGFVSLGCPKALVDSERIITELSRDGYQVAKDYDGADLVVVNTCGFIESAVQESLDAIGEAINKNGKVIVTGCLGKEADKIREMHPAVLAVTGAHAYDEVITAVSKHVPKPASLDKSYDPKIDLINDAGIKLTPSHYAYLKISEGCNHRCTFCIIPSLRGDLVSRPIDSVMNEAVALKNAGVKELLIISQDTSAYGVDLKYKTSFWNGMPLKSKFFDLCQALNQLGIWVRLHYVYPYPHVDNVVALMSEKKLLPYLDIPFQHASPSVLKAMKRPAHSENTLARIKAWRELCPDIVIRSTFVVGFPGETEADFEYLLDWLKEARLDRVGAFTYSEVEGAVANALPNPVPEHVKQERYERLMALQQAISAEKLQEKVGKTLTVLVDEIDTDENIAICRSFADAPEIDGHVYVDDIDDTVKAGQFLTVTIDEASEYDLFASFDG
- a CDS encoding protein kinase domain-containing protein — its product is MSLSSKAVNQNKTKTINPKLALENTATQLLPKLTEKFRDFGYVEICHQRLSQQDSDFLSYQGLTKAEHLVFGTVMIKWSLSPQSLSELSHEINILKALSKIEKNSKIVPKLLASKSSAVIFLENTYQFEFLVMLYFSSSLNKQIRLPMSLEQKQELLIKSAQIINSLHQSGWLHGDIKPSNILVDNSKNELQLFLTDFALSKQIGDSKNLSISGTPAYLAPECWHGEGLSLQSDIYAFGVMMVEILMGKRAFSIDKSSPNHAKAWAMAHCQNPLPRLPVDYQQYQSVINKALAKRQAQRYQSMSRIIKDLLAL
- the pyrH gene encoding UMP kinase, translated to MSDKNPQFARILLKLSGEALAGGKGMGIDSEVLDKMSLSIAHLRGLGVQVGIVVGGGNLYRGSQLQKEGLVGRVTGDQMGMLATVMNGLAMRDALERRNIKTRIMSALPIGEVTESYSSRNAIRYLKNGEVCIFVAGTGNPFFTTDTAACLRGIEIEAGLILKATKVDGVYDKDPSLHSDAVKYDGLTFDEVLEQKLGVMDLTAIALCREHNVPLQVFDMNKPNALLNVVMGENEGTRVYH
- a CDS encoding tetratricopeptide repeat protein; protein product: MKKGLSIFLLTGLMLTGCHQAIDTQTISIPSKVSPVKLEIEKEFEALTVKANQGDSEAQFNIGKAYYDGHGVGQDYAKAIEWFTKSAEQGYVPAQYQLGTLYNYGEGARQNYYKAARWYLNASNQGDARSQYNLGMMYYAGHGVRANPVIAKKYFAKACGNGYQLGCNNLGILIERD
- a CDS encoding ATP-binding protein; amino-acid sequence: MSFNPVLEGSGNIDFNASHYALPAPILALLENYLVQHVTPKISINPEQLAYRWVGGQTGHLEPLTVNLFVSLDDLHGIDKQKAKLEQNTRQFLKGYPANHVLMTGTRGAGKSSLIRALLHAYHKDGLRVIEVARDDLLVLDKIRAAIHELPKDCPCRYIVYCDDLAFNGQDESYRTLKSVLDGALDSEQDKLLVYATSNRRHLLPQLMKDNLNIYNGQTDEVNPYETIDETVSLSDRFGVWLSFYPMNQDTYLQIVAHYLHQQIVNDTADKKIALAEVIASANDGQFTLTEALKSQALRWASERGGRSGRVAYQFSRFWIGQAKLALDDESSC